In Actinoplanes sp. NBC_00393, a single genomic region encodes these proteins:
- a CDS encoding SDR family oxidoreductase codes for MSRRIAGMAVIVTGGARGIGRATAQHLARLGASVAIGDLDADLAASVAAPFGDRVTAARLDVTDPDSWSEFLTEVAHLGPWDALINNAGIMPLGSLLKEPDQITRTIFDVNVFGVINGTKAVAPGMVDRGHGHIVNVASAVGRLAVANGATYSASKFAVVGFSEAMRAELEPSGVDVTLILPTVVQTELSAGVPAAKGVKSVTPDEVARVIAFALRKPQAELWVPRWIQGPTKFTQALPRRVTAVLDRLSDAGKVLSRADPAARAAYEERARRGSG; via the coding sequence ATGAGCCGCCGGATCGCCGGGATGGCCGTGATCGTCACCGGCGGCGCGCGCGGCATCGGCCGCGCCACCGCGCAGCACCTGGCCCGGCTCGGCGCATCGGTCGCGATCGGCGACCTCGACGCCGACCTGGCGGCCTCGGTCGCCGCCCCGTTCGGTGACCGGGTCACCGCCGCCCGGCTGGACGTCACCGATCCGGACTCCTGGAGCGAGTTCCTGACCGAGGTCGCCCACCTCGGCCCGTGGGACGCGCTGATCAACAACGCGGGCATCATGCCGCTCGGCTCGCTGCTCAAGGAACCCGACCAGATCACCCGGACCATCTTCGACGTCAACGTGTTCGGGGTGATCAACGGGACGAAGGCGGTCGCGCCCGGCATGGTCGACCGCGGTCACGGCCACATCGTCAACGTGGCCTCGGCGGTCGGCCGGCTCGCGGTCGCGAACGGCGCCACCTACTCGGCCTCCAAATTCGCCGTGGTCGGGTTCAGCGAGGCCATGCGCGCCGAACTCGAACCTTCCGGCGTCGACGTCACGCTGATCCTGCCGACCGTGGTGCAGACCGAGCTGTCCGCCGGCGTCCCCGCAGCCAAGGGGGTCAAGTCGGTCACCCCCGACGAGGTGGCCAGGGTGATCGCCTTCGCGCTGCGCAAGCCGCAGGCCGAACTGTGGGTGCCGCGCTGGATCCAGGGCCCCACCAAGTTCACCCAGGCCCTGCCCCGCCGGGTCACGGCCGTACTCGACCGGCTCTCCGACGCCGGGAAGGTGCTGAGCCGGGCCGACCCGGCCGCCCGCGCGGCCTACGAGGAACGCGCCCGGCGCGGATCCGGGTGA
- a CDS encoding class I adenylate-forming enzyme family protein: MSHHLAVLAEKAYERHGDYESLFFEGRWLTSGEIHDRSARAAGGLRAHGVQPGDRVVVMTMNTPEVFISYRAIWRAGAVVTPVIFLQSGPELRHILTDSGATAAIISPELIPLFRGAADGLDITTFVIGENYAELETGEPAGIEPRADDDLAALLYTGGTTGRAKGVMLSHRGLWESGRGLELTARASTATRSLLPLPLSHAYGLIVTIAGLHSERPLVSVLQRWFDPVGWLELVAEHRLESSPVVPTMLQMLLAQQHADYDLSSLQTFGSGGATLPPAIRAAAEKTFGVTVLQGYGCTESSAVISAESLSDHRPGSVGKPLPHAEVAILDPAGNPMKAGTDGEICVRGPGVMLGYWNDPELTAQTVRDGWLHTGDVGHLDEDGFLFVVDRMKDLIIRGGFNVFPRDVEDVLLEHPAVQIAACVGRPDTENGEEVVAVVQLVPGEQVSGAELVEYAKDRMAKYKYPREVVVLDTVPLTSVGKLDRKAVRALVQPR; encoded by the coding sequence ATGAGTCACCACCTCGCGGTCCTTGCCGAGAAGGCGTACGAACGCCACGGCGACTACGAGTCGCTGTTCTTCGAGGGCAGATGGCTGACCTCCGGCGAGATCCATGACAGGTCGGCCCGGGCCGCCGGAGGGCTGCGCGCGCACGGCGTGCAGCCCGGCGACCGGGTGGTCGTGATGACCATGAACACCCCCGAGGTGTTCATCTCCTACCGGGCGATCTGGCGGGCCGGCGCGGTGGTGACCCCGGTGATCTTCCTGCAGAGCGGGCCGGAGCTGCGGCACATCCTCACCGACTCCGGCGCCACCGCGGCGATCATCAGCCCGGAGCTGATCCCCCTGTTCCGCGGTGCCGCCGACGGGCTGGACATCACCACGTTCGTCATCGGCGAGAACTACGCGGAACTCGAGACCGGCGAACCGGCCGGGATTGAACCGCGCGCCGACGACGACCTCGCGGCGCTGCTCTACACCGGCGGCACGACCGGACGGGCGAAAGGCGTCATGCTCAGCCACCGCGGCCTGTGGGAGTCCGGGCGCGGCCTCGAGCTGACCGCACGGGCGTCGACCGCGACCAGGTCGCTGCTGCCGCTGCCGCTGTCGCACGCCTACGGTCTGATCGTCACCATCGCCGGCCTGCACTCCGAGCGCCCGCTGGTCTCGGTGTTGCAGCGCTGGTTCGACCCGGTCGGCTGGCTGGAACTGGTCGCCGAACACCGCCTGGAATCCAGTCCCGTCGTGCCCACCATGCTGCAGATGCTGCTCGCCCAGCAGCACGCCGACTACGACCTCTCCTCACTGCAGACGTTCGGCTCGGGCGGCGCCACCCTGCCACCCGCGATCCGCGCCGCGGCCGAGAAGACCTTCGGCGTGACCGTCCTGCAGGGCTACGGCTGCACCGAGTCCAGCGCGGTGATCTCCGCGGAGTCACTCTCCGACCACCGGCCCGGCAGCGTCGGCAAGCCACTCCCCCACGCCGAGGTGGCCATCCTCGACCCCGCCGGCAACCCGATGAAGGCCGGCACGGACGGCGAGATCTGTGTCCGCGGTCCCGGCGTGATGCTCGGCTACTGGAACGATCCGGAGCTGACCGCGCAGACCGTCCGGGACGGGTGGCTGCACACCGGCGACGTCGGACATCTCGACGAGGACGGTTTCCTCTTCGTCGTCGACCGGATGAAGGACCTGATCATCCGGGGCGGTTTCAACGTCTTCCCCCGCGACGTCGAGGACGTGCTGCTGGAGCACCCGGCGGTACAGATCGCAGCCTGCGTCGGCAGGCCGGACACCGAGAACGGCGAGGAGGTGGTCGCCGTCGTGCAGCTCGTGCCGGGTGAGCAGGTCAGCGGCGCGGAACTCGTCGAGTACGCCAAGGACCGGATGGCGAAGTACAAGTATCCGCGCGAGGTCGTCGTGCTCGACACGGTGCCGTTGACCAGCGTCGGCAAACTCGACCGCAAGGCCGTCCGCGCCCTGGTGCAGCCCCGATGA
- a CDS encoding acyl-CoA dehydrogenase family protein, with protein sequence MDFDDTPDEAAWRAEVRSFLEKHHPSGERPRDDPDAARAWQATLYEAGFVGVAWPQQAGGRGGTPMQQAIVDQEMARLGLPALINLIGIGMCGPTVIMHGSDDQKQRYLTRLLRADDLWCQLFSEPEAGSDLAGLRTRAVRDADGGWRITGQKVWTTLAHLADFGILLTRTDPDVPKHRGLTMFVVDMKAPGVTVRPLRQMNGDAHFNEVFFDDVRIPDAERLGEPGEGWTVALTTLMSERLSLGGGGTAVGPKPEVVARHVAEHIGALTADRQVLARQQLGRGFVAALGARYTGYRQLSKLSRGEFPGPEASAGKLSGTQSARDLTDLAVRVLGDDAPIGGGPWQTAQAVMPGMAIAGGSDQVLRNIIGERVLGLPAEPRADKGVTFKETLA encoded by the coding sequence GTGGATTTCGACGACACCCCCGACGAGGCGGCCTGGCGTGCCGAGGTGCGCTCCTTCCTGGAGAAACACCACCCGTCCGGGGAACGGCCCCGCGACGACCCGGACGCGGCCCGCGCCTGGCAGGCCACCCTGTACGAGGCCGGCTTCGTCGGAGTCGCCTGGCCGCAGCAGGCCGGCGGCCGCGGCGGCACCCCGATGCAGCAGGCGATCGTCGACCAGGAGATGGCCCGGCTCGGGCTGCCCGCGCTGATCAACCTGATCGGCATCGGCATGTGCGGCCCGACCGTGATCATGCACGGCAGCGACGATCAGAAGCAGCGCTACCTCACGCGGCTGCTGCGCGCCGACGACCTGTGGTGCCAGCTGTTCAGTGAACCCGAGGCCGGCAGCGACCTGGCCGGGCTGCGCACCCGGGCAGTGCGCGACGCCGACGGCGGCTGGCGGATCACCGGGCAGAAGGTGTGGACGACGCTCGCGCACCTCGCCGACTTCGGGATCCTGCTCACCCGTACCGATCCGGATGTTCCGAAACACCGCGGCCTGACCATGTTCGTGGTCGACATGAAGGCGCCCGGGGTCACGGTCCGGCCGTTGCGGCAGATGAACGGCGACGCGCATTTCAACGAGGTGTTCTTCGACGACGTGCGGATCCCCGACGCGGAACGCCTCGGCGAGCCGGGCGAGGGCTGGACGGTGGCGCTGACGACGCTGATGAGCGAGCGGCTCTCGCTCGGTGGCGGTGGCACGGCGGTCGGACCCAAACCGGAGGTGGTGGCCCGGCACGTCGCCGAGCACATCGGCGCGCTCACCGCCGACCGGCAGGTGCTGGCCCGCCAGCAGCTGGGCCGCGGTTTCGTCGCCGCGCTCGGGGCCCGCTACACCGGCTACCGGCAACTGTCGAAACTCAGCCGCGGCGAGTTCCCCGGCCCGGAGGCGTCGGCGGGCAAGCTGAGCGGCACCCAGTCGGCGCGGGACCTGACCGACCTCGCGGTGCGCGTGCTCGGCGACGACGCGCCCATCGGCGGCGGCCCCTGGCAGACCGCGCAGGCGGTGATGCCGGGCATGGCCATCGCGGGCGGCAGCGACCAGGTGCTGCGCAACATCATCGGCGAGCGGGTCCTCGGGCTGCCCGCCGAACCCCGTGCGGACAAGGGCGTCACGTTCAAGGAGACCCTGGCATGA
- a CDS encoding sugar ABC transporter substrate-binding protein produces the protein MKPIQRRCALVAAVTLLAVAACSDGQPASPAPTGAAPAASGAPARQNADLVIWTSEVASRAVQPIAEDFGRQNGITVAVQVISADLAANAITANTAGNGPDVLMLPNDFLGGALQNGAIAPLPLRAEDLTAYESGALASVTRNGQVWALPYGMENLVLYRNTKAAPKAPATVEELVSTGQAAVKKGTVERALSLPVGQDGDAYHMEPFFTSAGGSLFAIDADGQYDPQQVGVGTAESIAAASKIAALGEGGSKVLTRSVDGTNAIAQFTDGKAAYLVSGPWALADIRKSGVPYDITPVPPFAGGEPASPFLAAQAFWLMSKARNPAFAQEFITKTMNTPEAMTAMYTQDPRPPVRTDVLASVSAKDPDMAKLAAGAKNSTPLPDFPFMSGVWPPLGQAYAAIVGGADPASTMQKTASTIESVVPAK, from the coding sequence ATGAAGCCGATACAGAGACGCTGCGCCCTGGTCGCCGCGGTCACCCTGCTGGCTGTCGCCGCCTGCTCCGACGGGCAGCCCGCTTCGCCGGCACCGACCGGCGCCGCCCCCGCGGCCAGCGGCGCGCCGGCCCGGCAGAACGCCGACCTGGTGATCTGGACCTCGGAGGTGGCGAGCCGCGCCGTGCAGCCGATCGCCGAGGACTTCGGCCGGCAGAACGGGATCACCGTGGCGGTGCAGGTGATCTCCGCCGACCTGGCCGCCAACGCGATCACCGCCAACACGGCCGGCAACGGCCCGGACGTCCTGATGCTGCCCAACGACTTCCTGGGCGGGGCGCTGCAGAACGGCGCGATCGCACCGCTGCCGCTGCGCGCCGAGGACCTCACCGCGTACGAGTCCGGCGCGCTGGCGTCGGTGACCCGCAACGGCCAGGTCTGGGCGCTGCCGTACGGCATGGAGAACCTCGTCCTCTACCGCAACACCAAGGCGGCCCCGAAAGCGCCGGCGACCGTCGAGGAACTGGTCTCTACCGGGCAGGCCGCCGTCAAGAAGGGGACGGTCGAGCGGGCGCTGTCGCTGCCGGTCGGGCAGGACGGCGACGCCTACCACATGGAGCCGTTCTTCACCTCGGCCGGCGGCTCGCTGTTCGCCATCGACGCCGACGGCCAGTACGACCCGCAGCAGGTCGGCGTCGGCACCGCGGAGTCGATCGCCGCCGCGAGCAAGATCGCCGCGCTGGGGGAGGGTGGCTCGAAGGTGCTGACCCGTTCGGTCGACGGGACGAACGCGATCGCCCAGTTCACCGACGGCAAAGCCGCCTACCTGGTCTCCGGGCCGTGGGCGCTGGCCGACATCCGCAAGTCCGGGGTGCCCTACGACATCACGCCGGTTCCGCCGTTCGCCGGCGGCGAACCGGCCTCACCGTTCCTGGCCGCCCAGGCGTTCTGGCTCATGTCGAAGGCGCGCAACCCCGCCTTCGCGCAGGAGTTCATCACCAAGACCATGAACACGCCGGAGGCGATGACGGCGATGTACACCCAGGACCCGCGCCCGCCGGTGCGCACCGACGTGCTGGCCTCGGTGTCGGCCAAGGACCCGGACATGGCGAAACTCGCCGCCGGCGCGAAGAACTCGACCCCGCTGCCGGACTTCCCGTTCATGTCGGGGGTGTGGCCGCCGCTCGGTCAGGCGTACGCCGCGATCGTCGGCGGCGCCGACCCGGCCTCGACGATGCAGAAGACCGCCAGCACCATCGAGAGTGTGGTCCCGGCTAAGTGA
- a CDS encoding acyl-CoA dehydrogenase family protein, giving the protein MNFDLDQEHLDLAAAAGEFLAGSASPAAARAALDDGAAARPGRAELVKSGYATITVPESAGGGGGSVLQLAVVAEQAGRVLTGPSLVSFARAAVLLDGDADRLAGLADGSLAVAVVDDSGPVLDAIGADTFLALRDGALVCGPGTVTAREPIDATRGLGDVELGQTVVLARDAGERWQRAERVGRTVLAAEGLGAAAYLLEMGVAYAKQRHAFGRAIGSYQAVKHLLVDVYVAVEQLRSLVWWAAWAADRAPGELPLAAAAAKAAAATTLEQAAETVIQVHGGIGFTWEHDAHLYWRRAKVDRFLLGDDVAAFDEVARLAMREATR; this is encoded by the coding sequence ATGAACTTCGACCTGGACCAGGAGCATCTGGATCTGGCCGCCGCAGCCGGTGAGTTCCTGGCGGGCTCGGCGTCGCCGGCCGCGGCCCGGGCGGCGCTGGACGACGGCGCCGCGGCCCGGCCGGGCCGCGCGGAGCTGGTCAAGAGCGGCTACGCGACGATCACCGTGCCGGAGAGCGCCGGTGGGGGCGGCGGCAGCGTGCTGCAGCTCGCCGTGGTGGCCGAGCAGGCCGGGCGGGTGCTCACCGGTCCGTCACTGGTGAGCTTCGCGCGGGCCGCCGTGCTGCTGGACGGCGACGCGGACCGGCTGGCCGGCCTGGCCGACGGGAGTCTCGCCGTCGCGGTCGTCGACGACAGCGGGCCGGTGCTGGACGCAATCGGCGCCGACACCTTCCTGGCGCTGCGCGACGGCGCCCTGGTCTGCGGGCCGGGCACGGTCACCGCGCGGGAGCCGATCGACGCGACCCGCGGTCTCGGCGACGTCGAACTGGGCCAGACCGTGGTGCTGGCGCGCGACGCCGGCGAACGGTGGCAGCGGGCCGAGCGCGTCGGCCGTACGGTCCTCGCCGCCGAAGGCTTGGGGGCTGCCGCCTACCTGCTGGAGATGGGTGTGGCGTACGCGAAACAGCGCCACGCGTTCGGCCGGGCGATCGGCTCGTACCAGGCCGTCAAACACCTGCTCGTCGACGTGTACGTCGCCGTCGAACAGCTGCGCTCGCTGGTCTGGTGGGCCGCCTGGGCCGCCGACCGCGCGCCCGGCGAACTGCCCCTGGCCGCAGCCGCCGCCAAAGCCGCCGCAGCCACCACCCTCGAACAGGCGGCCGAGACAGTGATCCAGGTGCACGGCGGCATCGGGTTCACCTGGGAACACGACGCGCACCTGTACTGGCGGCGCGCCAAGGTGGACCGGTTCCTGCTCGGCGACGACGTGGCGGCCTTCGACGAGGTCGCCCGGCTGGCGATGAGGGAGGCAACGCGATGA
- a CDS encoding cytochrome P450, whose amino-acid sequence MTAETREMRQIADLHRDDRGLPWIGNLFNYQRDPVAFYRRHWERYGPVAPSYNLGRRSVMLIGPDACGEVLQNRDKAFANEPGWSQLVGPFFHRGLMLIDFDDHHDHRRIMQEAFTRPRLEGYTRRLHPAIEQGMAGWAPGQEFPAFWRLKQLTLDIAADLFMGGAHDTSRAEMQRINKAFIACVQAAAGVVRADVPFTRWGRAYRGRRVLENFLRGYLPAKRATLSDDIFSVLCHIETDDGARFSDDDVINHMIFLMMAAHDTSTITTSAILQYLGQHPTWQQRCRTEALALGPAPTMAELESLVSIDLVMREALRLRAPVPVLLRYTVKDTVVQGVRIPADTMCTVGVQFTQLMEQYWTNPMVFDPERFAPHRREDRSHRFAWEPFGGGVHKCIGLYFAGLEIKAIMHRLLRGYHWSVDPGYVAPLDQHALPFPKDGQPIVLHRLS is encoded by the coding sequence ATGACGGCCGAAACTCGGGAAATGCGCCAGATCGCCGATCTGCACCGCGACGACCGCGGTCTGCCGTGGATCGGCAACCTCTTCAACTATCAGCGGGACCCGGTCGCGTTCTACCGGCGCCACTGGGAGCGTTACGGACCGGTCGCCCCGTCCTACAACCTCGGCCGGCGCTCGGTGATGCTGATCGGCCCGGACGCCTGCGGCGAGGTCCTGCAGAACCGGGACAAGGCGTTCGCCAACGAGCCCGGCTGGTCACAGCTGGTCGGCCCGTTCTTCCACCGCGGTCTGATGCTCATCGACTTCGACGACCATCACGACCACCGGCGGATCATGCAGGAGGCGTTCACCCGGCCCCGGCTGGAGGGCTACACCCGCCGGCTGCACCCGGCCATCGAGCAGGGCATGGCGGGCTGGGCGCCCGGCCAGGAGTTCCCCGCGTTCTGGCGGCTCAAGCAGCTCACCCTCGACATCGCCGCGGACCTGTTCATGGGCGGCGCGCACGACACCAGCCGGGCCGAGATGCAGCGGATCAACAAGGCGTTCATCGCCTGTGTGCAGGCCGCCGCCGGCGTGGTCCGCGCCGACGTGCCGTTCACCCGCTGGGGGCGGGCCTACCGCGGCCGGCGGGTCCTGGAGAACTTCCTGCGCGGCTACCTGCCGGCGAAGCGGGCCACGCTCAGCGACGACATCTTCTCGGTGCTCTGCCACATCGAGACCGACGACGGCGCCCGGTTCTCCGACGACGACGTCATCAACCACATGATCTTCCTGATGATGGCGGCGCACGACACGTCCACCATCACCACCTCCGCGATCCTGCAGTACCTCGGCCAGCACCCCACCTGGCAGCAGCGCTGCCGCACCGAGGCGCTGGCGCTCGGCCCGGCGCCGACGATGGCCGAGCTGGAGTCGCTGGTCTCGATCGACCTGGTCATGCGCGAGGCGCTGCGCCTGCGGGCCCCGGTGCCGGTGCTGCTGCGCTACACCGTCAAGGACACCGTGGTGCAGGGCGTGCGCATCCCGGCCGACACCATGTGCACGGTCGGCGTCCAGTTCACCCAGCTGATGGAGCAGTACTGGACCAATCCGATGGTCTTCGACCCGGAGCGCTTCGCGCCGCACCGCCGGGAGGACCGCTCGCACCGCTTCGCCTGGGAGCCGTTCGGCGGTGGCGTGCACAAGTGCATCGGCCTGTACTTCGCCGGCCTGGAGATCAAAGCGATCATGCACCGGCTGCTGCGCGGCTACCACTGGAGCGTCGACCCCGGCTACGTCGCCCCGCTGGACCAGCACGCGCTGCCGTTCCCCAAGGACGGCCAGCCGATCGTGCTCCACCGCCTGTCATGA
- a CDS encoding succinic semialdehyde dehydrogenase, whose protein sequence is MTAVSAHRPAWLTDARLASLRRWVAVSASGGSGGTTTALAPFDAQPTVEVPACTTEDVDAAAARARSAQQQWADLSYGARAQVVLRFHDLLVERQDEVLDLIQWEMGKARLHAWQEVLLLGTVARHYARHGQTYLEDRAVRPAVPVLTRAKELRLPKGVVGIISPWNYPLYLGVGDLIPALLAGNTAVSKADQQTPLTLLWARALLAEAGLPEQVWQVVTGDGPSIGTAVVDAVDYLCFTGSTATGRLVAERAARRLIGASLELGGKNPLIVRADADLELAARGTAEAAFANSGQMCIHIERVIVHAEVYEAFTAALLAATSGQRLGQGLGYGYDIGPLAGQAQLDRVDAHVRDAVAKGATVLAGGRPRPDIAPYAYAPTVLADVTDDMDVCLGETFGPVIALHRAADDTAAIATANRGRHGLSASIFSSDTAEAEVMARRIRAGAVNINDGAGLAIGTVEAPMGGRGDSGLGRRHGAEGIRRFTDAQTVAVSRLGPLGPPPGRPTESFVALGNKQLRLLRRLGIR, encoded by the coding sequence ATGACCGCGGTCAGCGCACACCGGCCGGCCTGGTTGACCGACGCCCGGTTGGCCTCGCTGCGCCGCTGGGTCGCGGTTTCCGCCTCCGGCGGCAGCGGGGGTACGACCACCGCGCTCGCCCCCTTCGACGCCCAGCCGACCGTCGAGGTGCCCGCGTGCACCACCGAGGACGTCGACGCCGCCGCCGCGCGGGCCCGGTCGGCGCAGCAGCAGTGGGCCGACCTGTCGTACGGCGCCCGCGCGCAGGTCGTACTCCGCTTCCATGACCTTCTCGTCGAACGGCAGGACGAGGTGCTGGACCTCATCCAGTGGGAGATGGGCAAGGCCCGCCTGCACGCCTGGCAGGAGGTCCTGCTGCTGGGCACCGTGGCCCGCCACTACGCCCGGCACGGGCAGACCTATCTGGAGGACCGCGCCGTCCGCCCCGCCGTCCCGGTGCTCACCCGCGCCAAGGAGCTGCGCCTGCCCAAAGGCGTCGTCGGGATCATCTCGCCCTGGAACTACCCGCTCTACCTCGGCGTCGGCGACCTGATCCCCGCACTGCTGGCCGGCAACACCGCCGTCAGCAAGGCCGACCAGCAGACCCCGCTGACCCTGCTCTGGGCGCGGGCGCTGCTGGCCGAGGCAGGCCTGCCGGAACAGGTCTGGCAGGTCGTCACCGGCGACGGGCCGAGCATCGGCACGGCCGTCGTCGACGCCGTCGACTACCTGTGCTTCACCGGCTCCACGGCCACCGGCCGGCTGGTGGCCGAACGCGCCGCCCGCCGGCTCATCGGCGCCTCGCTCGAGCTCGGCGGCAAGAACCCGCTGATCGTCCGCGCCGACGCCGACCTGGAGCTCGCCGCGCGGGGCACCGCCGAGGCCGCGTTCGCCAACAGCGGCCAGATGTGCATCCACATCGAACGGGTGATCGTGCACGCCGAGGTGTACGAGGCGTTCACCGCGGCGCTGCTGGCCGCCACCAGCGGGCAGCGGCTGGGCCAGGGGCTGGGCTACGGCTATGACATCGGCCCGCTCGCCGGCCAGGCCCAACTCGACCGGGTCGACGCGCACGTGCGTGACGCGGTCGCCAAGGGCGCCACCGTGCTGGCCGGCGGCCGCCCCCGCCCCGACATCGCCCCGTACGCGTACGCGCCCACGGTCCTCGCCGACGTCACCGACGACATGGACGTCTGCCTCGGCGAAACCTTCGGCCCGGTCATCGCGCTGCACCGCGCCGCCGACGACACCGCCGCGATCGCCACGGCCAACCGCGGCCGGCACGGCCTGTCCGCCAGCATCTTCAGCAGCGACACCGCCGAGGCCGAGGTGATGGCCCGCCGGATCCGCGCCGGCGCGGTCAACATCAACGACGGGGCCGGCCTGGCCATCGGCACGGTGGAGGCGCCCATGGGCGGGCGCGGGGACAGCGGCCTGGGCCGCCGGCACGGCGCGGAGGGGATCCGCAGGTTCACCGACGCGCAGACCGTGGCCGTCTCCCGGCTCGGCCCGCTCGGCCCACCGCCGGGCCGGCCGACCGAATCGTTCGTGGCGCTCGGCAACAAGCAACTCAGGCTGCTGCGGCGGCTCGGTATCCGGTGA
- a CDS encoding TetR/AcrR family transcriptional regulator, producing the protein MAVQQGVYRGVSAADRVAQRRTRLLAAALTVWADPRIRTTMTAVCAEAGLSERYFYESFTGLDALLEAVMDTIAAEIEETSRTAAEAAGDDPGARVRASVRAFLELLLDDPRKGRVAIVESLAVPKLRRRRTALLRHLAHQSAIESRRLLGSPGHSVTEDEIGGMLFIGGMAELITAWLDGTLRASTDEIVEAASRALLGIYG; encoded by the coding sequence ATGGCGGTCCAGCAAGGTGTCTACCGGGGCGTCAGCGCCGCCGACCGGGTGGCGCAGCGCCGCACCCGGCTGCTCGCCGCCGCCCTCACGGTCTGGGCCGACCCGCGGATCCGCACCACGATGACCGCCGTCTGCGCCGAGGCGGGTCTGAGCGAGCGCTACTTCTACGAGAGTTTCACCGGGCTCGACGCGCTGCTCGAAGCGGTCATGGACACCATCGCGGCCGAGATCGAGGAGACCAGTCGCACGGCGGCCGAGGCCGCAGGCGACGATCCGGGAGCACGGGTACGCGCATCGGTGCGCGCCTTCCTGGAACTGTTGCTCGACGATCCCCGCAAGGGACGGGTGGCCATCGTGGAGTCGCTCGCCGTGCCGAAGCTGCGCCGTCGCCGCACCGCACTGCTGCGCCACCTCGCCCACCAGTCGGCGATCGAGTCGCGCAGGCTGCTCGGCTCACCCGGCCACAGCGTCACCGAGGACGAGATCGGCGGCATGTTGTTCATCGGCGGCATGGCCGAACTCATCACCGCGTGGTTGGACGGCACCCTGCGAGCCAGCACCGACGAGATCGTCGAGGCCGCGTCCCGGGCGTTGCTGGGCATCTACGGCTGA
- a CDS encoding LacI family DNA-binding transcriptional regulator, with protein MVLNMADLAERAGVSIATVSRALSGAPGVSEETRRRIKSLAEDLSYTVSPDAARLARGARGRVAVVTPDVAHWFYAAMLDGIVTSLRGTDLDVMLYEVKEERERRRFFEELPARRQVDALILIALPISDDERRRLDLMGVTVVMAGGTLREHPHVRIDDVAAGRQATAQLVRAGHERIAMINSTGTWSLEYAAPGARLRGFTSALEEAGLAVRPEYVVHRRWGSHGGVEGMSALLSLPQPPTAVVAFSDEVAFGALRTLRRAGVPVPYAMSVVGIDDHHLADMFDLSTVHQPVTQQGFAAGELARRILQEAQVDSLHVTLPTHVVVRGTTAAPPEPPPGRQP; from the coding sequence GTGGTGTTGAACATGGCCGACCTCGCCGAGCGCGCCGGCGTCTCCATCGCGACGGTGTCCCGGGCCCTGAGCGGCGCGCCCGGCGTGTCGGAGGAGACCCGGCGCCGGATCAAGAGCCTCGCCGAGGACCTGTCGTACACCGTCTCGCCGGACGCCGCCCGGCTCGCCCGCGGCGCCCGCGGCCGCGTCGCGGTGGTGACGCCGGACGTCGCGCACTGGTTCTACGCGGCCATGCTCGACGGCATCGTGACCAGCCTGCGCGGCACCGACCTCGACGTGATGCTCTACGAGGTCAAGGAGGAGCGGGAACGGCGGCGCTTCTTCGAGGAACTGCCCGCCCGCCGGCAGGTGGACGCGCTCATCCTGATTGCGCTGCCGATCAGCGACGACGAACGGCGGCGGCTGGACCTGATGGGCGTCACCGTCGTGATGGCCGGCGGAACGCTGCGCGAGCACCCGCACGTGCGCATCGACGACGTCGCGGCCGGCCGGCAGGCCACCGCGCAACTCGTCCGGGCCGGCCACGAACGGATCGCAATGATCAACTCGACCGGCACGTGGAGCCTCGAGTACGCCGCGCCCGGCGCCCGGCTGCGCGGCTTCACCAGCGCCCTGGAGGAGGCCGGTCTCGCCGTGCGCCCCGAGTACGTCGTGCATCGCCGCTGGGGCAGCCACGGCGGAGTCGAGGGGATGAGCGCGCTGCTGAGCCTGCCGCAGCCGCCGACCGCGGTCGTGGCCTTCTCCGACGAGGTGGCGTTCGGCGCCCTGCGCACGCTGCGCCGCGCCGGTGTGCCGGTCCCCTACGCGATGTCGGTGGTCGGCATCGACGACCACCACCTCGCCGACATGTTCGACCTGAGCACCGTGCACCAGCCGGTGACGCAGCAGGGGTTCGCCGCCGGCGAGCTCGCGCGCCGGATCCTGCAGGAGGCGCAGGTCGACTCCCTGCACGTCACGCTGCCGACCCACGTCGTGGTCCGCGGCACCACCGCAGCGCCGCCGGAGCCGCCGCCCGGGCGTCAGCCGTAG